TGAATAAGCAGTAAAGAAATGGCTGCCGgagaaaaatatttacaaaaggtATAGAGATACTGAGGCAgacaaaaactttagtagctcACAAAACCTTCAGAATGAGCGAGCATTAGAAAAAGAAAGGTGAGTGATGAAACTATTTAGGGAAAAAAATAGGATATATCTGGCTGACAAGCAAGCCATGCTCAAATCTCAATTGGCATACAATTGAGCATAACAAAGCCCATAGCTAAGTTGCAAAGACAAAATCTTATCAATATGCCAGCTCAGAGTACTAAACTGAGAGCAATATTTACCCAAATTCTGAAATGGAACAACCCGACAGAGATGTCATTTGATTGATACAAAAGTACTGATACAGTGAGACCTCAGCCAATTGTGTGCGTACACCCATGTTTCGATGTTTACCTTTACCATCCTGTTATCACGAAAAACATGCCAAATTACACCTCACGTACTTATACACTTAGTTTCATATCAATTCATTGCCTCAAACTAGGATCGCTTAAATTTTCTCATTACCATCTAAACAATGCATATTCATTTTTCAAAATATTcggcatcccaacactatgaaacttccTTAAAAGCATGtattaaatatttaaataccTTAAAAATTGCAAAGTAACTAAATATATTTCAACTTCTACCACTGAACATCCCCTCTTTGACACAGCAATATAAGCTGTCTCAGCACCTGCATATTGGTACTGCGGTTGCACAAGGTCAAAACCATACGCTTAGATATTCAAACAAATCTACAGGATAATGCATTAGTATATATTGCAAATATTATGCTCTACTTCAGTCCAATCACTACAAGATTGAGTTACAAGGAAGACCAAAATGCAGAAAAAACATCCTCGCCTCATAACATGCGTTCCAATGGATTCTATATTATGATGCTAGAGGCACACAAAATCGATACCCATATAACATTATAACAGCAGAACAGGAGGCCTCCGGCCAAAATTTGTGGCTAAGGGCATCTTACCTCGAGAACATTCTAGCTAAAGATTTCGTAAAACTTCTCAATGACAAGCAAACCCGAGTCAATGGATTCAAGTGGATCCTTCCGAAGCCGATGCCTCAAGCAGTTTGGAATGACAGTAGCAATGTCCTCCACTGTGACCTTGTCCCTTCCTTTCAATGAGGCCAACGCCTTGGCAGCCCTGTTTGTGACGATATCACCTCTGAGCCCATCAACATTCAACTCAGAGCACACCTTGGATATCTTGACACGGAGGTCATGGTCGATCTGCACGGCACCAAGGTTACTCCGTGCGGATGAGATCTGGTCCTggagcttctcctgctcctctTTGTACGAGTCACGGAAGGCCTTTGGGTCTCTGTCGAACCGAGCCCTCTCTTCCACGATTTTCACCCTGAGCTCAGCGTCCCTGACCGTACCGACCTGCGCGTGCATCCCAAACCTGTCCAGCAGCTGCGGCCGGAGCTCCCCTTCCTCCGGGTTACCAGAGCCGATAAGGATGAATCGGGCAGGGTGGGATATGGAGATACCCTCCCTCTCCACCGTGTTCCACCCCGATGCGGCAGAATCCAGCAGCACATCGACGAGGTGGTCGTCCAGCAGGTTGACCTCGTCGACGTAGAGTATCCCCCTGTTGGCCTTGGCGAGCAGGCCCGGCTCGAAGGCCTTGACGCCCTCGGTGAGGGCCTTCTCGATGTCGATGGTGCCGCAGACCCGGTCCTCGGTGGCGCCGAGGGGCAGGTCGACCATGGTGATCTTGGCGGTGGTGACGGGGAGGGTGGTGTCCCCCTGGAGGACCCGCTGGCGGACCTCGGGGCCCATGACCTCCGGGTCGTCCGGGTCGGAGTTGAAGgggtcgccgacgacgacgcggaTGTCCGGGAGCAGGTCGACGAGGGAGCGCACGGTGGTGGACTTGCCGGTGCCCCTGTCGCCCATGATCATGACGCCGCCGATCTTGGGGTCGATGACGTTGAGCAGCAGGCAGAGCTTCATCTCGTCCTGCCCCACGATCGCCGCGAACGGGTACACGGGGCGCTGGCTCTCCTTGGCGCCCGACGCCGTCGCCTCCTGCGCGAATCGAGCGCGCATTTGAGAAACGGCCCCGTCGAGTGCGaaatgcggggggggggggggggggggggggctgtgaGGATTAGGGGAGGGAGTGGGGGGGGGGTGGACTTTACCtgctcggcggcggtgggggctgCGACATTGCAGACGGTGAACCGGCCGCGGCGGAACCCGAGCCCCTTCCTGGACGGCGGAACGCGCCCTGCGAGCAGACTGGAGAGTGAGGCGAGCATTCGATTCGGCGGCCATGAGTGAGCTGGGAAACATGTAAGATGTGGTTACCTgaggaggctgcggcggcgagggagagagGGCGGGAGGTGGAGGCCGGGAGGAGGGCCCTcgcggcggaggtgggggaGAAGGTGGAGAAtggggaggccatggcggtggGGAGGAGGGGCATGGACTTGCCGGTGAGGCTGTGTgggaagagaggaggaaggggatagGAGATTGGAGAAGGGGATAAGCCGCGCGATCCTCGAGGGGTGCTGCGATTGGAGGAGGCGGTGCTGGGCCTGATGGGCGGAATCGCCACGACAAGGCCCGCTCGGGTCTCTCTCTCAACGTGTTGCCATTTGGTCTAGTTAttcttatctaaaatttactaaatttttttataactcttagaaaataaaataatgatatttaaactagacatattgcaagatttaatttaaaaacttattctaaaaatgttttctgggcctaccaattttgtacaagcatatactcaccatatgcaacactctggccaaagatgacatgcatccaaaagatggatcttgagatttaaataaaagtgcattaaactggtatttaaaatagagcaagatacattgatcaaatgaaaaactttatgtaacaaaagttgtagatcttgtttcatagaatccagaacaattgagtttgtattttttttatgtttctacgattttatatcgattttacaagtttactgtttaatgcgcccagggcgccaggacctaaatgtaaattttttttacatttaggtcctgtcgcccactgATAACAGGGTTAGGGGATTCGCCCACTGGATGTGCGAcatgcacccatttttgaaaatttccctattcggcatatatttttgaaattttgtttttttaaatataaaaatgaaaaaagcgcgATGATGACATTGCCACGAATTTTGGCCTTTTGGGCCCTTCTCAGTGGACACACGCGGAGGCTTTtttgtgtttttctctcacatcaaatcaAATCAGTATCAGCTACCAGCCACCAGtaatacttttctctcacagcgaatcagcaccagccatcggCCACAGCCAACCGAACAGAGTGGCTCAGCCATCAATCCTAAGCTCATCGAATTCAGAAGATTAGGAAAGAATTTGAAGTGGAGATGAGACTTCAACCAAGTCGTGCATCATGGTTTTTTCTTGATATTTTGATTGGAGGAAGACATTCAGGCGACTGCTTAATTCACTGGAACAGAAAACTGTAGTCGTTACGTAACAAAGCCGAAATTTATGAAGTGTGGAATATGGTAGTTCGAATTCGAAGAAATTATGTTTAAGGGTTAGGGGCCAATAATTTGAAGCAAATGTGGTTAGCGAATACATGTCACATACAGCTAAGATGGTAGTCTGAACAGAAACAGAGAGGCAGCTTGGAAGAATGGAAGGTGTCTATATCCCGGATGCTGGCACCAGCAGACGATCCATCATCGCCTTGCAGATGACACAAGTCTGGGCGTGATAGAAACCAGCAAGCGAGCAAAATGACATGAAAAGCTGTCGACATCAATGTTGATATCATAGAAAGATGCTGCAGCGTGTGACCAGAAAAATACATGAATGCATTCCAAGTGATTTTTAGTCAGTCAGGCACTCAGGCAGCGAGAAATGCATGTCCTGTTTGTATGGCTTTGCTTTCTGAATTTTACTACTACTACCTACTAAAAACTCCAAACAGAACCCAAACTCATGACTCAAATCTAAACAACATTACAAATTGGATGAGAAGTTCAAGAATCAAGATGATGGCTTCAATGCAACATCAGCATCATCTGTACCATCCAACACTGATAACACAACGAAAAATAGCTACCAGATATTTCTTCTTAGGTTAATTCTTCAGCGTGGAAGAACCTGAGCGACACTGCCACAACATTGATGCTTCATTGCAGTGCAGATTTTACTAGAATGCCAGAGTTATCCACCGTCCACTGCTGCTTCGGTGTCCCACACAGGAGCTATACAAGTTAGTAGAATGCAATGCTGTATGCAAGCCTCCGCTTGTGCTGCTTCTCGAATCCAGTAATCAGGTCATCGATAATTTCCTCCCAGTCACCATCAAT
The nucleotide sequence above comes from Panicum virgatum strain AP13 chromosome 3K, P.virgatum_v5, whole genome shotgun sequence. Encoded proteins:
- the LOC120696814 gene encoding magnesium-chelatase subunit ChlI, chloroplastic; translated protein: MPLLPTAMASPFSTFSPTSAARALLPASTSRPLSLAAAASSGRVPPSRKGLGFRRGRFTVCNVAAPTAAEQEATASGAKESQRPVYPFAAIVGQDEMKLCLLLNVIDPKIGGVMIMGDRGTGKSTTVRSLVDLLPDIRVVVGDPFNSDPDDPEVMGPEVRQRVLQGDTTLPVTTAKITMVDLPLGATEDRVCGTIDIEKALTEGVKAFEPGLLAKANRGILYVDEVNLLDDHLVDVLLDSAASGWNTVEREGISISHPARFILIGSGNPEEGELRPQLLDRFGMHAQVGTVRDAELRVKIVEERARFDRDPKAFRDSYKEEQEKLQDQISSARSNLGAVQIDHDLRVKISKVCSELNVDGLRGDIVTNRAAKALASLKGRDKVTVEDIATVIPNCLRHRLRKDPLESIDSGLLVIEKFYEIFS